From a single Nicotiana tabacum cultivar K326 chromosome 8, ASM71507v2, whole genome shotgun sequence genomic region:
- the LOC107784985 gene encoding photosystem I subunit O, whose product MAATMSAVVGLVSSSLSSPKKACLSSGLLKSPVTARNPLRVAQASGGKFTCNFQRDWLRRDLNVIGFGLIGWLAPSSIPVINGKSLSGLFFDSIGTELSHFPTGPALTSQFWLWLVCWHLGLFICLTFGQIGFKGRTEDYFSK is encoded by the exons ATGGCAGCAACAATGTCCGCTGTTGTAGGCTTAGTTAGTTCatctctttcttctccaaagaAAGCTTGCCTCAGCTCAG GCTTGTTGAAATCACCAGTGACAGCAAGAAACCCATTAAGGGTAGCACAAGCTTCAGGAGGCAAATTTACATG TaattttcaaagagattggctGAGGAGAGACTTGAATGTGATTGGATTTGGTTTGATTGGATGGCTGGCTCCTTCTAGCATTCCAGTAATCAATGGCAAGAGTTTGAGTGGGCTTTTCTTTGATAGCATTGGCACTGAACTCTCTCATTTCCCCACTGGACCTGCTCTCACTTCTCAGTTCTG GCTATGGTTGGTGTGCTGGCACTTGGGCTTGTTCATCTGCCTAACTTTTGGACAAATTGGATTCAAGGGACGGACTGAGGACTATTTCTCAAAGTAG